One segment of Sphingomonas morindae DNA contains the following:
- a CDS encoding AsmA family protein, with protein sequence MWRAVETGGRWGRWLAAAALLVALVLLLVAALPWGLVARHADRPLAAVLGRSVEIGGARRIDWLSLTPSIAFTNVRIGQAEGDGRAPLAVIDHATLRVAALPLLIGQVRPRALELDGVRVHLVRDAQGRTNWRRPGKAGGGGGAPAIGRVTVRAMRVRLDDARRGLVLLARVSADATGVAVRGRGTLRGAPLGLALRAAPLDGGNAPWPARIALRSSRATIDAALRLDHPLDTGHFDARLAAAGPDLHAIDDIFEIGLFHTQPVRLTARLRHDAPAWRIAHLEARLGRTALEAALRVTRPQGRTRLEGEVTATTLDFDDFASDAQRARGAAEQARIGPRVVPDTRIVLARLHFDGVLRVRAHRLLGAPDSPFRSLAATATLDDRRLTLAPLAIGLPHGGITGRALVDHRGPSPRLALALRLAGGRVEDMLPHQQAVRGPLRAVLRVNGTGETVRAALARGTGLFGFAVEQGQIDRAYATFLGGDVLKGLGAAIGGGGAAAALPCLVGRFPIRAGLMTAQPLLVATGVSRGDGAGTIRLGPETLALRVQGRPVRPGLLLSTAPVRLTGTLSQPHLDIRPPRAEGAKKTGLLDRVGFFLKKLRLRGDAGAPPAAPVNCPAEATRALS encoded by the coding sequence ATGTGGCGGGCGGTTGAAACGGGCGGACGGTGGGGCCGCTGGCTGGCGGCGGCCGCGCTGCTCGTCGCGCTGGTGCTGCTGCTCGTGGCGGCGCTGCCCTGGGGGCTGGTCGCGCGCCATGCCGACCGGCCGCTGGCGGCGGTGCTCGGCCGATCGGTGGAGATTGGCGGCGCGCGCCGGATCGACTGGCTGTCGCTCACGCCCAGCATCGCCTTCACCAATGTGCGCATCGGCCAGGCCGAGGGCGACGGCCGCGCGCCGCTGGCGGTGATCGACCATGCGACGCTGCGCGTGGCGGCGCTACCGCTGCTGATCGGCCAGGTCCGCCCCCGCGCGCTCGAGCTGGACGGCGTGCGGGTGCATCTGGTGCGCGATGCGCAGGGCCGGACCAATTGGCGGCGGCCGGGCAAGGCGGGCGGCGGAGGCGGCGCGCCCGCCATCGGCCGCGTGACGGTACGCGCGATGCGCGTTCGGCTCGACGATGCGCGGCGCGGCCTCGTCCTGCTCGCCCGCGTCTCGGCGGATGCGACGGGCGTCGCGGTGCGCGGCCGCGGCACGCTGCGCGGCGCGCCGCTAGGTCTCGCGCTCCGCGCCGCGCCGCTCGATGGCGGAAACGCGCCCTGGCCGGCCCGGATCGCGCTGCGCTCGTCGCGCGCCACGATCGATGCGGCGCTGCGCCTCGATCATCCGCTCGATACCGGCCATTTCGACGCGCGGCTCGCCGCCGCCGGCCCGGACCTGCACGCGATCGACGATATATTCGAGATCGGCCTGTTCCACACGCAGCCGGTGCGGCTCACCGCGCGGCTGCGGCATGACGCACCGGCGTGGCGCATCGCGCATCTGGAGGCGCGGCTGGGCCGCACCGCGCTCGAGGCGGCGCTGCGCGTCACCCGCCCCCAGGGCCGGACCCGGCTGGAGGGCGAAGTCACCGCCACCACGCTCGATTTCGACGATTTCGCCTCGGACGCGCAACGCGCGCGCGGCGCCGCCGAGCAGGCGCGGATCGGCCCGCGCGTCGTGCCCGATACGCGCATTGTTCTCGCCCGGCTGCATTTCGATGGCGTGCTGCGGGTGCGCGCGCACCGCCTTCTGGGGGCGCCCGACAGCCCGTTCCGCAGCCTCGCCGCCACCGCCACGCTCGACGATCGGCGGCTGACGCTGGCGCCGCTCGCGATCGGCCTGCCGCACGGCGGCATCACCGGGCGGGCGCTGGTCGACCATCGCGGGCCGTCACCCAGGCTCGCGCTCGCGCTCCGGCTCGCGGGCGGCCGGGTCGAGGATATGCTGCCGCACCAGCAGGCGGTGCGCGGTCCGCTGCGCGCGGTGCTGCGGGTGAATGGCACCGGCGAGACGGTGCGGGCGGCGCTGGCGCGCGGCACCGGCCTGTTCGGCTTCGCGGTGGAACAGGGCCAGATCGATCGCGCCTATGCGACCTTTCTCGGCGGCGATGTTCTGAAGGGGTTGGGCGCGGCGATCGGCGGCGGCGGCGCGGCGGCGGCGCTGCCCTGTCTGGTCGGCCGGTTTCCGATCCGGGCCGGGCTGATGACCGCGCAGCCGCTGCTCGTCGCCACCGGCGTGTCGCGCGGCGATGGCGCGGGCACGATCCGGCTCGGGCCGGAAACGCTCGCGCTGCGCGTCCAGGGTCGCCCGGTGCGGCCGGGGCTGCTGCTCTCCACCGCGCCCGTGCGGCTGACGGGCACGCTGTCGCAGCCGCATCTCGATATCCGCCCGCCCCGGGCCGAGGGCGCTAAGAAGACCGGACTGCTCGATCGCGTCGGCTTCTTCCTCAAGAAGCTGCGGCTGCGCGGCGATGCGGGCGCGCCGCCGGCGGCGCCGGTGAACTGCCCGGCCGAGGCGACGCGCGCCCTATCCTGA
- a CDS encoding tryptophan halogenase family protein: MSAAVRDVVIVGGGTAGWLAAGIIAARHKGRIAAGRFSVTLVESPNVPIIGVGEGTWPTLRSTLEKMGVSETEFFRRCDAAFKQGAKFAKWTTGAADDAYYHPLMMPQGFTQLNLVPHWLAGAAAPGSSFCDTVCPQGVLCDEGLAPKTIATREYDAVANYAYHLDAGKFATFLREHCTEVLGVRHILADVRSVEQREDGDIAAVHTEQAGRIAGDLFVDCTGFKALLLGETLGVPFRDCSDVLFCDTALAVQLPYDTPDDPIASHTISTAQKSGWIWDIGLPTRRGVGYVYSSRHSDPDSAEAELRAYIGPKHQDLAIRRIPIRSGHRETFWQRNCVAVGLAAGFLEPLEASAIVLIELSAKLIAEQMPATRGVMDIVSRRFNEVTRYRWGRIIDFLKLHYVLTKRTDTAFWRDNVDPDTIPPRLRDLLTLWRHQSPWFFDEFDRLEEVFPAASYQYVLYGMGFRTEVDPLDMADGARIAARMVRENQAATRSMRQQLPRNRDLLRKIHTHGMQAV; this comes from the coding sequence GTGAGCGCTGCGGTACGCGACGTGGTGATCGTGGGCGGGGGAACCGCCGGATGGCTGGCGGCGGGGATCATCGCCGCCCGTCACAAGGGCCGGATCGCCGCCGGCCGCTTCTCGGTCACCTTGGTGGAAAGCCCCAATGTGCCGATCATCGGCGTGGGCGAGGGCACCTGGCCCACGCTGCGCTCGACGCTGGAAAAGATGGGCGTCTCCGAGACGGAATTCTTCCGCCGCTGCGATGCCGCGTTCAAGCAGGGCGCCAAGTTCGCCAAATGGACGACGGGCGCCGCGGACGACGCCTATTACCACCCGCTGATGATGCCGCAGGGCTTCACCCAGCTCAATCTCGTGCCGCACTGGCTGGCGGGCGCGGCGGCGCCGGGATCGAGCTTCTGCGACACGGTGTGCCCGCAGGGCGTGCTGTGCGACGAGGGCCTCGCGCCCAAGACGATCGCCACGCGCGAATATGATGCGGTGGCCAACTACGCCTATCATCTCGATGCCGGCAAATTCGCCACCTTCCTGCGCGAGCATTGCACCGAAGTGCTGGGCGTGCGCCACATCCTGGCCGATGTGCGCTCGGTCGAGCAGCGCGAGGATGGCGATATCGCCGCCGTCCACACCGAACAGGCCGGCCGCATCGCGGGCGATCTCTTTGTCGACTGCACCGGCTTCAAGGCGCTGCTCCTGGGCGAGACGCTGGGCGTGCCGTTCCGCGATTGCAGCGACGTGCTGTTCTGCGACACCGCGCTCGCGGTGCAGCTGCCCTATGACACGCCGGACGATCCGATCGCCTCGCACACCATCTCCACCGCGCAGAAATCGGGCTGGATCTGGGATATCGGCCTGCCGACGCGGCGCGGGGTCGGCTATGTCTATTCCAGCCGGCACAGCGATCCGGACAGCGCCGAGGCCGAGCTGCGCGCCTATATCGGGCCCAAGCACCAGGATCTGGCGATCCGCCGCATCCCGATCCGCTCGGGCCATCGCGAGACCTTCTGGCAGCGCAACTGCGTCGCCGTCGGACTGGCGGCGGGCTTTCTCGAGCCGCTCGAAGCCTCGGCGATCGTGCTGATCGAGCTGTCCGCCAAGCTGATCGCCGAGCAGATGCCGGCGACGCGCGGCGTGATGGACATCGTCTCGCGCCGCTTCAACGAGGTGACGCGCTATCGCTGGGGCCGGATCATCGACTTCCTCAAGCTCCATTATGTGCTGACCAAGCGCACCGACACCGCCTTCTGGCGCGACAATGTCGATCCCGACACGATCCCGCCGCGCCTGCGCGATCTGCTCACCCTGTGGCGGCACCAATCGCCCTGGTTCTTCGACGAGTTCGACCGGCTGGAAGAAGTCTTTCCCGCCGCCTCCTATCAATATGTGCTCTATGGCATGGGCTTCCGCACCGAGGTCGATCCGCTCGACATGGCGGATGGCGCGCGCATCGCGGCGCGGATGGTGCGCGAGAACCAGGCGGCGACGCGCTCGATGCGGCAGCAGCTGCCGCGCAACCGCGATCTGCTGCGCAAGATCCACACGCACGGCATGCAGGCGGTATGA
- a CDS encoding glycoside hydrolase family 9 protein — translation MKRGHVAALSGAALLALAGQALAAGPGLRLDPAGYLAEPGLNVMAFSDYYPDGHQTGVTIIQHGVRVAANGDLRLEAAPGQWSPMPATGARLVDPAHNSISRHLSFPDPAKDRTGFNPIVYPDLKLGYSVTVTPGPGDSVHVRVDLDQPLPARYVGKLGFNLELFPGDLFGKTWLMDKTAGVFARQPSGPMTADQGATIAAPLATGHSLTVAPETDLQRLGITSQTGALRLIDARGTVNNGWFVVRELVPAGATKNAIEWTITPHVVPGWTSPPVLQVSQVGYAPDQPKTLVIEQDAADTRFDPVQLLRITADGPQPVESGAPAAWGRFLRYGYATWDFSSVREPGLYRIRYRGALSEPFRIGADIYDRGVWQPTLDYFLPIQMCHMRVEEKYRVWHGLDHVDDALMAPVNLNHFDGYAQGPSTLTRFKPLDHVPGLDAGGWHDAGDYDLRIESQMGTVWLLAKMIEEFGLDYDATTIDETHKRVLIHQPDGRNDAVQQIEHGLLSVLGGYHAMGRLYRGIQDATLAQYTLLGEAANATDNIVGKPVPGLGTLNNGVAIRADDRLVFTEDNPARELTVAAQLATVARVLRASSPAVAADALATARTLFDRAIDRTDEIGPRVFALAELAATTGEKPYLQRLVALKPRIVNAIADTGWMLAPVFSRIDDAGFRADVTAAVATYEAGLDKAARADSPYGVPYKPDIWGAGWTIQEFGVQQWLLHKAWPQLVPTSRFVRALDFVLGVHPGSNTAAFASGVGARSVTTAYGFNRADWSYVPGGVVSGTALIRPDLPELKVWPYFWQQTEYVLGGGETNYMFLVLAARQLYAHKPSG, via the coding sequence ATGAAGCGCGGCCATGTCGCCGCGCTGAGCGGCGCCGCGCTCCTCGCCCTGGCCGGCCAGGCGCTGGCGGCCGGCCCCGGCCTGCGGCTCGATCCCGCCGGCTATCTCGCCGAGCCCGGGCTGAACGTGATGGCGTTCAGCGACTATTATCCCGATGGCCACCAGACCGGGGTGACGATCATCCAGCATGGCGTGCGCGTCGCCGCCAATGGCGATCTGCGGCTGGAGGCGGCGCCGGGGCAATGGTCGCCGATGCCGGCGACGGGCGCGCGCCTCGTCGATCCCGCGCACAACAGCATCAGCCGCCATCTCTCCTTCCCCGATCCCGCCAAGGATCGGACCGGCTTCAACCCGATCGTCTATCCCGATCTCAAGCTCGGCTACAGCGTCACCGTCACGCCCGGCCCGGGCGACAGCGTGCATGTGCGCGTCGATCTCGATCAGCCGCTGCCGGCCCGCTATGTCGGCAAGCTCGGCTTCAACCTGGAGCTGTTCCCCGGCGATCTGTTCGGCAAGACCTGGCTGATGGACAAGACGGCCGGCGTGTTCGCGCGGCAGCCGAGCGGGCCGATGACGGCCGATCAGGGCGCCACCATCGCCGCCCCGCTCGCCACCGGGCACAGCCTGACGGTCGCGCCCGAAACGGATCTCCAGCGGCTGGGCATCACCAGCCAGACCGGCGCGCTGCGGCTGATCGATGCGCGCGGCACGGTCAATAACGGCTGGTTCGTGGTGCGCGAGCTGGTCCCCGCCGGTGCCACCAAGAACGCGATCGAATGGACGATCACGCCCCATGTCGTGCCCGGCTGGACATCGCCGCCGGTGCTCCAGGTGTCGCAGGTCGGCTATGCGCCGGACCAGCCCAAGACGCTGGTGATCGAGCAGGACGCCGCCGATACCCGGTTCGATCCCGTGCAGCTGCTGCGGATCACCGCCGACGGCCCGCAGCCGGTGGAGAGCGGCGCGCCTGCGGCCTGGGGCCGCTTCCTGCGCTACGGCTATGCCACCTGGGATTTCTCCAGCGTGCGCGAGCCCGGCCTCTACCGCATCCGCTATCGCGGCGCGCTGTCCGAGCCGTTCCGGATCGGCGCGGATATCTATGATCGCGGCGTGTGGCAGCCGACGCTGGACTATTTCCTGCCGATCCAGATGTGCCACATGCGGGTGGAGGAGAAATACCGGGTCTGGCACGGGCTCGACCATGTCGACGATGCGCTGATGGCGCCGGTGAACCTCAACCATTTCGATGGCTATGCGCAGGGGCCGAGCACGCTCACTCGGTTCAAGCCGCTCGATCATGTGCCGGGGCTGGATGCCGGCGGCTGGCACGATGCCGGCGATTATGATCTGCGCATCGAATCGCAGATGGGCACGGTGTGGCTGCTGGCGAAGATGATCGAGGAATTCGGCCTCGATTATGACGCGACCACGATCGACGAGACGCACAAGCGCGTGCTGATCCACCAGCCCGACGGCCGCAACGATGCCGTGCAGCAGATCGAGCATGGCCTGCTCTCGGTGCTGGGCGGCTACCATGCCATGGGCCGGCTCTATCGCGGCATCCAGGATGCCACGCTCGCGCAATATACGCTGCTCGGCGAGGCCGCCAACGCGACCGACAATATCGTCGGCAAGCCGGTGCCGGGGCTGGGCACGCTCAACAATGGCGTGGCGATCCGCGCCGACGACCGGCTCGTCTTCACCGAGGACAATCCCGCGCGCGAGCTGACCGTCGCGGCGCAGCTCGCCACGGTGGCGCGGGTGCTGCGCGCATCGAGCCCCGCCGTGGCGGCCGATGCGCTCGCCACGGCGCGCACGCTGTTCGATCGCGCGATCGACCGGACGGACGAGATCGGCCCGCGCGTCTTCGCGCTCGCCGAACTCGCCGCCACCACGGGCGAAAAGCCCTATCTCCAGCGGCTGGTGGCGCTCAAGCCGCGTATCGTCAACGCGATCGCGGACACGGGCTGGATGCTCGCCCCGGTCTTCTCCCGGATCGACGATGCCGGCTTCCGCGCCGATGTGACCGCCGCCGTCGCCACCTATGAGGCGGGGCTGGACAAGGCCGCGCGAGCGGACAGCCCTTATGGCGTCCCCTACAAGCCCGATATCTGGGGCGCGGGCTGGACGATCCAGGAATTCGGCGTGCAGCAATGGCTGCTGCACAAGGCCTGGCCGCAGCTGGTGCCCACCAGCCGCTTCGTGCGTGCGCTGGATTTCGTGCTGGGCGTGCATCCCGGCAGCAACACCGCCGCCTTCGCCAGCGGGGTCGGCGCGCGCTCGGTGACGACCGCCTATGGCTTCAACCGGGCCGATTGGAGCTATGTGCCCGGCGGCGTGGTGTCCGGCACCGCGCTGATCCGGCCGGATCTCCCCGAGCTCAAGGTCTGGCCCTATTTCTGGCAACAGACCGAATATGTGCTGGGCGGCGGCGAGACCAACTATATGTTCCTGGTGCTGGCCGCGCGGCAGCTCTACGCGCACAAGCCGTCAGGATAG
- a CDS encoding TonB-dependent receptor, with product MKRHALAAVSALAIAVATPALAQQDPNASVAGAPGATQLTTPARQQSPADSAAPVPGAAAPLDSQVAADPAAGSNEIIVTGLRASLSSAATIKRQAPQIVDSIVAEDIGKLPDNTVSDALQRVTGVQIIRGGGEATAVLVRGLPNAATLLNGREAFTGAARGIALQDIPAELIAGVDVYKTATPDIVEGGVVGVIDVRLRRPFDFNGLQIAGGGRAVYSDQSKKWSGLANALVSDRWQTGLGEFGALAGFSFNRRIYRDDTAFDFISNCVTGPTGACLTTPPFGNSAGQGIGIPDTVGGLYTVGQRQRLAFNGSLQWKPADNLEFYADGLYTQYKNRIDTNFFVGLPKTGVVTNVTTYDAYPALANGVTETNAYTLSSMQAYQNKTTTIQGDVGAKWNPGEHDVITAEIVYNHSKLPNRNLIVDTSFNAPTASYNFDNNGTPLINIGGVDLTNPANFTLRTLFDNHSLETSRQWAYRADVTHSFDGGLLSNFKFGVRYTDRRAESQATVSTPIGITNPVLLSSVDGLATLSPGDLVQGRAGIDRFALSDADYLLSHADQIRGIFSQPAGDRPFDPNLAFFDSEKTYAFYGQAGYRFDIGGIAVDGVAGVRVVNTVEDLEGNGVSSRENYLNALPSATLRAKLTGKLQFRLAYAKTLTRPNFSDLNPLVGYASNGVTGGTGTAYTGSGGNPGLGPIKADNYDASLEWYLTPTTSLTAAGFYKTIKGYIQVYSAIEPYQGQTALVSRPRGVDGTLKGLELAYQQFFDFLPGPLSGLGAQLNGTYIIGRNDDPINGGKQRLVNVSKYSYNAVAIYEKYGVSARLAWNWRSSFAAAYNSGGLQAGSVVARPTGQLDLSVNYAITPFATITFDATNLTDRVYHDEFKGLNSATGVYSTTPRDTRTYDRTFEFGARFKF from the coding sequence ATGAAGCGCCATGCTCTCGCGGCCGTGTCCGCGCTTGCCATCGCCGTCGCCACGCCCGCTCTCGCCCAGCAGGATCCGAACGCCAGCGTCGCCGGCGCGCCGGGCGCGACCCAGCTGACCACGCCCGCGCGGCAGCAAAGCCCGGCGGACAGCGCCGCGCCGGTGCCGGGCGCCGCCGCGCCGCTCGACAGCCAGGTTGCGGCCGATCCCGCCGCCGGCAGCAACGAGATCATCGTCACCGGCCTGCGCGCCAGCCTTTCCTCGGCCGCGACGATCAAGCGCCAGGCGCCGCAGATCGTCGACTCGATTGTCGCCGAGGATATCGGCAAGCTGCCCGACAACACCGTGTCCGACGCGCTCCAGCGCGTGACGGGCGTGCAGATCATCCGCGGCGGCGGCGAGGCGACGGCGGTGCTGGTGCGCGGCCTGCCCAACGCCGCCACGCTCCTCAACGGACGCGAGGCCTTTACCGGCGCGGCGCGCGGCATCGCGCTTCAGGACATTCCCGCCGAGCTGATCGCCGGCGTCGACGTGTACAAGACGGCGACGCCCGACATCGTCGAGGGCGGCGTCGTCGGCGTGATCGATGTGCGGCTGCGGCGCCCGTTCGATTTCAACGGCCTGCAGATCGCGGGCGGCGGCCGCGCGGTCTATTCCGATCAGTCCAAAAAGTGGAGCGGGCTGGCCAATGCGCTGGTGAGCGACCGCTGGCAGACCGGGCTGGGCGAATTCGGCGCGCTCGCCGGCTTCTCCTTCAATCGGCGCATCTACCGCGACGACACGGCGTTCGACTTCATCTCCAACTGCGTGACCGGACCGACCGGCGCCTGCCTCACCACGCCGCCCTTCGGCAACAGCGCGGGGCAGGGCATCGGCATTCCCGATACGGTGGGCGGCCTCTACACGGTGGGGCAGCGGCAGCGGCTCGCCTTCAACGGATCGCTCCAGTGGAAGCCGGCGGACAATCTCGAATTCTATGCCGACGGCCTCTATACGCAATATAAGAACCGGATCGACACGAACTTCTTCGTGGGCCTGCCCAAGACGGGCGTGGTGACCAACGTCACCACCTATGATGCCTATCCGGCCCTGGCCAACGGCGTGACGGAAACCAACGCCTATACCCTGTCCAGCATGCAGGCCTACCAGAACAAGACGACGACGATCCAGGGCGATGTGGGCGCCAAGTGGAACCCCGGCGAGCATGACGTGATCACCGCCGAGATCGTGTACAACCACAGCAAGCTGCCGAACCGCAACCTGATCGTCGACACCTCGTTCAACGCGCCGACGGCAAGCTACAATTTCGACAATAACGGTACGCCGCTGATCAACATCGGCGGGGTCGATCTTACCAATCCCGCCAACTTCACGCTGCGCACGCTGTTCGACAACCACTCGCTCGAAACCAGCCGGCAATGGGCCTATCGCGCCGATGTGACGCACAGCTTCGATGGCGGCCTGCTCTCCAACTTCAAGTTCGGCGTGCGCTATACCGATCGCCGCGCGGAATCGCAGGCGACGGTGTCCACCCCGATCGGCATCACCAATCCGGTGCTGCTCAGCAGCGTGGACGGGCTCGCCACGCTGTCGCCGGGCGATCTCGTCCAGGGCCGAGCGGGCATCGACCGCTTCGCTCTGTCCGACGCGGATTATCTGCTGAGCCACGCCGATCAGATCCGCGGCATCTTCTCGCAGCCGGCGGGGGACCGGCCGTTCGATCCCAATCTCGCCTTTTTCGACAGCGAGAAGACCTATGCCTTCTACGGCCAGGCCGGCTATCGCTTCGATATCGGCGGCATCGCGGTGGATGGCGTGGCGGGCGTGCGTGTCGTCAACACCGTCGAGGATCTCGAGGGCAATGGCGTGTCCAGCCGGGAGAATTATCTGAACGCGCTGCCGAGCGCGACGCTGCGCGCCAAGCTCACCGGCAAGCTCCAGTTCCGCCTCGCCTATGCCAAGACGCTGACGCGGCCGAACTTCTCCGATCTCAACCCGCTGGTCGGCTATGCCAGCAACGGCGTCACGGGCGGCACCGGCACCGCCTATACCGGATCGGGCGGCAATCCCGGCCTGGGCCCGATCAAAGCGGACAATTACGACGCCTCGCTGGAATGGTATCTCACCCCCACCACCAGCCTGACGGCGGCGGGATTCTACAAGACGATCAAGGGCTATATTCAGGTCTATTCGGCGATCGAGCCCTATCAGGGGCAGACCGCGCTGGTCAGCCGTCCGCGCGGCGTGGACGGCACGCTGAAAGGGCTCGAACTCGCCTATCAGCAATTCTTCGATTTCCTGCCGGGGCCGCTGAGCGGGCTGGGCGCGCAGCTGAACGGCACCTACATCATCGGCCGCAACGACGATCCCATCAACGGCGGCAAGCAGCGGCTCGTCAACGTGTCCAAATATTCGTACAATGCGGTGGCGATCTACGAGAAATACGGCGTCTCGGCGCGACTGGCCTGGAATTGGCGGTCGAGCTTCGCGGCGGCCTATAATTCGGGCGGTCTCCAGGCGGGCAGCGTGGTCGCACGGCCGACCGGACAGCTCGATCTGTCGGTCAACTATGCCATCACCCCCTTCGCCACCATCACCTTCGACGCCACCAACCTGACGGACCGCGTCTATCACGACGAGTTCAAGGGGCTGAACAGCGCCACCGGCGTCTATTCCACCACGCCGCGCGACACGCGCACCTATGACCGGACCTTCGAGTTCGGCGCGCGGTTCAAGTTCTGA